A genomic window from Gossypium hirsutum isolate 1008001.06 chromosome D10, Gossypium_hirsutum_v2.1, whole genome shotgun sequence includes:
- the LOC107916163 gene encoding translocase of chloroplast 159, chloroplastic: MDSKPHASFSAAEDTQSSSGSLLIRAPLTADSDFDYGSNSNETESTSGGSTVNSFENNNNNDDSELELGIKEFFSGDEEFDASSEMWRLGLDEDNDTDSLENSSVDEENSGVSIGFMRSFISNLIVPIAQLSRDNEGFSEMFTDDEKMVTDVEDGEFSGVIQVESDLEDFIAKGKGLSLDVSKFDDGIPLQNPDDERIESKPVDKIVVSDMEEFKVEETRVEVGEPMSCESTECNNGDIIIVNSGNVSLFKTADGDTNSDPFKFPASVLGLDQEIEPEVEAIDKHIADNVCLYDESVVQMICRSSETTSTSLSKVAFEDQIWIASQQIVMDSDEAEAKMEHEAKELFNSAALATLSEDPTVVEMDGGGLTVTSPCGSRVFSLDCAAHSGSSFHSLKVAPSNMDNIVFEENLSDEDKLFERLQLIRVKFLRLIHRLGHSPNDPMVAPVLYRLALASGNPFCQEFTLESSMKTAMQLEAEGKYELDFSLTLLVLGKTGVGKSASINSIFCEQKSMIDAFEPATTTVKEIVGTFDGVKIKIFDTPGLRSPVTEEATNCKLLASIKRSIRKFPPDVVLYVDRLDTYDRDLTDFLLLKSLTDSLGSSIWEKAIVTLTHAASASSEGPVGEPLSFEAFVAQRSNVVHRGISQAVGDLRLMNPSMMQPVALVENHPLCQGDRNGEFLLPNGKTWRSQLLLLCYSVKILSEASCLSKPQDPLDHHKVFSSQIHSPPLPYFLSSLLQSRPHPKLPNNQGDEDVILEIELGDSSNYDEYDKHPPFKSLGRSQVDKLCKEQRKPYFEENDYRVKLLQKKQWRNDVKRLMETKKKEKDGDGNDDDDVGDNANIEEVDPTIISVPLPEMVLPPSFNGDNPTYLYRFSESASQLLTRPVLDSQVWDRDIGYDGVSLERSLAIAGYLPGAFAVQITKDKREFNVHLDSSVHSKHRGNGSTMLGFNIQTVGKQLAYVLRTETRFRNFNMNRTTVGLSGTFFGGNMATGVKIEDWISIGKRLVLAGNAGAVACQGQAAYGANIEIRLKDNFPVEQIQTILGLSFVKWRHDPALMDNLQSQFSIGCSSSVAVHGGLKHQFCGKITLKVSSSEQLYMTFASLIPIAVSIFRMIYPGSDIKKF, from the coding sequence ATGGACTCAAAGCCCCATGCCTCTTTTTCTGCAGCAGAAGACACCCAATCTTCATCAGGTTCTTTACTTATCCGAGCTCCTTTAACtgctgattctgattttgattatgGATCCAACAGTAATGAAACTGAAAGCACTAGTGGTGGGAGTACTGTAAATAGTTTTgagaacaacaacaacaatgaCGATAGTGAGTTGGAGTTGGGAATTAAGGAGTTTTTTAGTGGGGATGAGGAGTTTGACGCTAGTTCTGAGATGTGGAGGCTTGGCTTAGATGAGGATAATGATACTGATAGCTTAGAGAATTCATCGGTAGATGAGGAAAATAGTGGGGTTAGCATTGGTTTCATGAGGAGTTTTATCTCAAACCTGATTGTTCCTATTGCTCAATTGTCAAGGGATAATGAAGGGTTTTCCGAAATGTTTACCGATGATGAGAAAATGGTGACTGATGTTGAAGATGGAGAGTTTTCTGGTGTGATTCAGGTTGAAAGTGATTTGGAAGATTTTATAGCTAAAGGTAAAGGCCTTAGTTTGGATGTTTCTAAATTTGATGACGGCATACCACTGCAAAATCCGGATGATGAGAGGATCGAATCGAAACCTGTTGACAAGATTGTTGTGTCTGATATGGAGGAATTCAAAGTTGAGGAAACGAGGGTGGAGGTAGGAGAGCCAATGAGTTGCGAAAGTACAGAGTGCAATAATGGTGATATTATAATTGTAAATTCTGGGAATGTAAGCTTGTTTAAAACTGCTGATGGTGATACTAATTCTGATCCCTTCAAATTTCCAGCTTCAGTATTAGGTCTAGACCAAGAAATTGAACCAGAAGTAGAAGCTATAGATAAGCATATTGCGGATAATGTTTGCCTTTATGATGAAAGTGTTGTTCAAATGATATGTAGAAGCTCTGAAACAACCTCCACATCTCTTTCAAAGGTAGCTTTTGAGGATCAAATATGGATAGCAAGTCAGCAGATTGTAATGGATTCTGATGAAGCGGAAGCAAAGATGGAGCATGAAGCTAAGGAACTGTTTAATTCTGCTGCATTGGCTACTCTTTCAGAAGATCCGACAGTTGTTGAAATGGATGGTGGTGGCCTCACAGTCACTTCCCCTTGTGGTTCTAGAGTATTCTCTCTCGACTGTGCTGCTCATTCAGGTTCTTCATTCCATTCTTTGAAAGTTGCTCCATCAAATATGGATAACATTGTCTTCGAGGAGAATCTAAGTGATGAAGATAAGCTGTTTGAGAGGTTACAACTAATAAGAGTGAAATTCTTGAGACTTATTCATAGACTAGGTCATTCTCCCAATGATCCCATGGTGGCTCCAGTACTGTACAGACTGGCCCTAGCTTCAGGTAACCCTTTCTGTCAAGAATTCACCCTTGAATCTTCCATGAAAACAGCTATGCAACTTGAAGCAGAAGGTAAATATGAATTGGACTTCTCTTTGACTCTTTTGGTTCTTGGAAAAACTGGAGTGGGAAAGAGTGCAAGCATTAATTCCATTTTCTGTGAGCAAAAATCCATGATTGATGCGTTTGAACCAGCCACAACCACAGTAaaggagattgttggaacatttgaTGGAGTTAAGATCAAAATCTTTGATACGCCTGGTCTTAGATCTCCTGTGACGGAAGAAGCAACTAATTGCAAACTATTGGCATCCATAAAGAGGTCTATAAGGAAGTTCCCGCCAGATGTTGTCCTCTATGTCGATCGTTTAGACACATATGATAGAGATCTTACGGACTTTCTATTACTAAAGTCACTTACTGATTCACTAGGTTCATCAATATGGGAAAAAGCCATTGTAACTCTTACTCATGCTGCATCTGCTTCCTCCGAGGGACCAGTGGGGGAACCCTTAAGTTTTGAGGCCTTTGTAGCTCAAAGGTCTAATGTGGTTCATCGAGGTATCAGCCAAGCTGTTGGAGATCTGCGGCTAATGAATCCAAGTATGATGCAACCTGTGGCTCTTGTTGAGAACCATCCATTGTGTCAGGGAGACAGAAATGGAGAATTCTTGCTTCCAAATGGGAAAACTTGGAGATCACAGTTGCTACTCTTATGTTATTCAGTGAAGATCTTATCCGAAGCAAGTTGTTTGTCGAAACCACAAGATCCTTTGGATCACCATAAGGTTTTTAGCTCGCAAATTCATTCCCCACCTCTACCTTACTTCTTGTCTTCTCTATTGCAATCTCGTCCTCATCCAAAACTACCTAACAATCAGGGTGATGAGGATGTCATCTTAGAGATTGAATTGGGAGACTCATCAAATTATGATGAATATGACAAGCATCCACCCTTCAAGTCTCTAGGAAGGTCTCAGGTTGATAAACTTTGCAAGGAGCAGAGAAAACCTTACTTTGAAGAGAATGATTATCGtgtgaagctacttcaaaagaaACAATGGAGAAATGATGTGAAAAGATTGATGGAAACTAAGAAGAAAGAGAAAGATGGTGAtggtaatgatgatgatgatgttggagataatGCAAACATTGAAGAAGTGGATCCGACTATTATATCGGTCCCCTTGCCTGAAATggtccttcctccttcctttaaTGGGGATAACCCGACATACCTGTATCGATTTTCAGAATCTGCATCTCAGCTTCTCACGAGGCCAGTTTTGGACTCACAGGTTTGGGATCGTGATATTGGATATGACGGTGTTAGCCTTGAAAGAAGTCTTGCTATAGCTGGTTACTTACCAGGGGCATTTGCTGTTCAAATCACCAAGGATAAAAGAGAGTTCAATGTCCATTTGGATTCTTCAGTCCATTCAAAACACAGAGGGAATGGATCAACAATGCTGGGATTCAATATACAAACTGTTGGAAAACAGCTTGCATACGTCTTAAGGACTGAAACAAGATTCAGAAATTTCAACATGAACCGAACAACTGTAGGTTTATCAGGTACTTTCTTTGGCGGAAATATGGCTACGGGAGTTAAGATCGAGGATTGGATTTCAATAGGAAAAAGGTTGGTTTTGGCTGGAAATGCTGGGGCAGTGGCATGTCAAGGTCAAGCAGCATATGGAGCCAACATTGAGATCCGATTAAAGGATAATTTTCCTGTTGAGCAAATCCAGACCATACTTGGACTGTCTTTTGTGAAGTGGAGGCATGATCCAGCTCTAATGGATAACCTACAATCTCAATTCTCTATTGGATGCAGTTCTTCAGTGGCTGTTCATGGGGGATTGAAACACCAATTTTGTGGGAAAATCACTCTCAAAGTAAGCAGCTCAGAACAATTATACATGACATTTGCTTCTTTAATTCCAATTGC
- the LOC107916164 gene encoding ubiquitin-like-specific protease ESD4 — MGALASNRKRYGDECFNSNFCLKKKSPYSNSPEFQLSKKPRLSLMNESPEKANLSSNSTVLRISRYPEAKVSFPREVHAPVRRLKFGLSASKPGQDSVESYMGNFLSSRLSDAKRQAWGALRHFKKEKEVIFVEDDEEKEKGLVSDDVSVEEVELIEKGKNNVEEERHFQPSSSSAVTELNNGSLRMESSLDMLSLREVSNGYDLEAYRKLIESAERRSSKLKDLGFQIELNEKRIAGLQALRPEKKPEEEQHEVLPTEPFIPLTEEEMALVSRALSVKNWRKVLVSHENSSIDIRGEILQCLKPGAWLNDEVINLYLELLKERENREPKKFLKCHFFNTFFYKKLVNPESGYNYRAVKRWTSQRKLGYCLLDCDKIFVPIHKDIHWCLAVINKKDQKFQYLDSLKGRDPHVLRALAKYFVEEVKDKSGKDIDISSWEQEFVEDLPAQENGFDCGMFMLKYIDFYSRGLSLCFEQEHMPYFRLRTAKEILKLKAD, encoded by the exons ATGGGAGCTTTAGCAAGTAATCGTAAACGCTATGGTGATGAGTGCTTCAATTCCAATTTCTGTCTCAAAAAGAAATCCCCATATTCAAATTCCCCAGAATTCCAACTTTCTAAAAAGCCCAGGCTTTCTTTGATGAATGAAAGCCCAGAAAAAGCAAATTTATCTTCCAACAGCACCGTCTTGAGAATCTCTCGTTACCCAGAAGCTAAGGTTTCTTTCCCTAGAGAAGTCCACGCCCCTGTCAGACGCCTTAAATTTGGGTTGTCAGCTTCAAAGCCTGGTCAGGATTCGGTTGAAAGCTATATGGGAAATTTTTTGAGTAGTAGATTAAGTGATGCTAAAAGGCAAGCATGGGGTGCTTTGAGGCACTTTAAGAAGGAAAAAGAAGTTATCTTTGTGGAGGATGATgaggagaaagaaaaagggtTGGTTTCAGATGATGTTAGTGTTGAAGAAGTTGAGCTtattgagaaaggaaagaataATGTGGAGGAAGAGAGGCATTTTCAGCCTTCATCTTCCTCTGCTGTTACTGAGTTGAATAATGGGAGTTTAAGAATGGAGAGTTCATTGGATATGTTATCATTAAGGGAGGTTTCTAATGGGTATGATTTAGAAGCTTATAGGAAGTTGATTGAGAGTGCAGAGAGGAGAAGTTCCAAGTTGAAAGATTTGGGTTTTCAAATTGAGTTGAACGAGAAGCGTATAGCTGGGCTTCAGGCATTGCGACCTGAGAAGAAACCGGAGGAGGAGCAACACGAG GTGTTACCTACCGAACCTTTTATTCCTCTTACAGAAGAAGAGATGGCTTTAGTTTCTCGTGCGTTATCTGTGAAAAACTG GAGAAAGGTATTAGTCTCTCATGAAAACTCGAGCATTGATATTAGAGGAGAAATTTTGCAATGTCTGAAACCAGGCGCTTGGTTGAATGATGAG GTCATTAATCTGTATCTCGAATTACTGAAAGAACGGGAAAACAGGGAGCCGAAGAAGTTTCTGAAATGCCATTTCTTCAATACCTTCTTCTATAAAAAG TTAGTGAATCCGGAGAGTGGCTATAATTATAGAGCTGTCAAAAGATGGACTTCACAAAGGAAGCTGGGTTACTGCCTATTGGACTGTGATAAA ATATTTGTCCCCATACACAAAGACATACATTGGTGTTTGGCAGTTATCAATAAGAAAGATCAGAAGTTCCAATATCTTGATTCACTAAAAGGAAGAGATCCTCATGTGCTGAGAGCACTG GCAAAGTACTTCGTTGAAGAAGTGAAGGACAAGAGTGGGAAGGACATTGATATAAGTTCTTGGGAacaagaatttgttgaagatcTTCCTGCACAGGAGAATGG GTTTGATTGTGGCAtgtttatgttaaaatatatcGACTTCTATAGCAGAGGCTTAAGTCTTTGTTTTGAGCAG GAACACATGCCCTATTTTCGTTTAAGGACCGCCAAGGAAATTCTGAAACTGAAAGCTGATTGA
- the LOC107916165 gene encoding kinesin-like protein KIN-13A, protein MQQSNAAATALYDHAGVGSLHNAGPTGGDAGDAVMARWLQSAGLQHLASPLASTGIDQRLLPNLLMQGYGAQSTEEKQRLFKLMRNLNINGESGLEPYTPTAQNSGGPAASDGFYSPEFRGDLGAGLLDLHAMDDTELLSEHVTSEPFEPSLFIPGVNKAFENDFNATTNWQQKEQSDADASASLFSANEKEISSTRENNVAKIKVVVRKRPLNKKEISRKEDDIVTVSENALTVHEPKLKVDLTAYVEKHEFCFDAVLDENVNNDEVYHATVEPIIPIIFQRTKATCFAYGQTGSGKTFTMQPLPLRAAQDLVRFLHQPIYRNQRFKLWLSYFEIYGGKLFDLLSDRKKLCMREDGRQQVCIVGLQEFEVSDVQVVKEYIERGNSARSTGSTGANEESSRSHAILQLVVKKHPEIKESKRNNDVNESKAGKVVGKISFIDLAGSERGADTTDNDRQTRIEGAEINKSLLALKECIRALDNDQIHIPFRGSKLTEVLRDSFVGNSRTVMISCISPNAGSCEHTLNTLRYADRVKSLSRSGNPKKDQTVNSLPPSNRDVSSLSLLATADVEDVYERQPEVKVVDTGRRPVEKDAYTFDFDKQPSTFIGREESGMASGPTDREKIEVNNSYGGSRSLRVYSSNSQNSADMEEKVRKVSPPRRKVTREEKPEKMGNRTKKDGGGSDLSTQNSMQSNSNNHNSTNDVGRRRYNPEPPTDGNINAILEEEEALIAAHRKEIEDTMEIVREEMKLLAEVDQPGSLIDNYVTQLSFVLSRKAAGLVSLQARLARFQHRLKEQEILLSRKRVPR, encoded by the exons ATGCAGCAAAGCAATGCTGCAGCGACGGCGCTTTACGATCACGCCGGCGTAGGGTCCTTGCACAATGCGGGTCCCACAGGCGGCGATGCTGGTGATGCCGTTATGGCGCGGTGGTTGCAGTCTGCTGGATTGCAGCATTTGGCTTCTCCCTTGGCTTCTACTGGTATCGACCAACGCCTCCTTCCCAATCTCCTCATGCAG GGTTATGGAGCACAATCTACAGAAGAGAAGCAGAGGCTATTCAAATTAATGAGGAACCTCAATATTAATGGGGAATCTGGGTTGGAGCCATACACACCAACTGCTCAAAATTCAGGAGGGCCTGCTGCATCTGATGGGTTTTATTCTCCAGAGTTCAGGGGGGATTTAGGAGCTGGGCTCTTGGATCTTCATGCTATGGATGATACAGAGCTTCTGTCTGAG CATGTTACCTCAGAACCTTTTGAGCCATCACTATTCATACCTGGTGTGAACAAAGCATTTGAAAATGACTTTAATGCGACAACTAACTGGCAGCAAAAAGAGCAAAGTGATGCAGATGCCTCTGCTTCATTATTTTCTGCCAATGAAAAAGAGATCAGCAGCACAAGGGAAAATAATGTTGCCAAGATTAAAGTTGTG GTACGGAAAAGACCATTAAACAAGAAGGAGATTTCTCGAAAGGAGGATGATATAGTAACTGTGAGTGAGAATGCTTTAACTGTCCATGAACCAAAGCTAAAG GTGGACTTGACAGCGTATGTCGAGAAGCATGAGTTCTGTTTTGATGCTGTTCTGGATGAGAATGTTAACAATGACGAG GTTTATCATGCTACTGTTGAGCCAATTATTCCAATCATTTTCCAGCGAACAAAAGCCACTTGTTTTGCATATGGGCAAACAG GTAGTGGTAAGACGTTCACGATGCAACCATTACCTCTCAGAGCTGCACAAGACCTTGTTAGATTCTTGCATCAGCCAATTTACCGCAATCAGAGATTTAAATTGTGGCTTAGCTATTTTGAGATATATGGTGGAAAACTCTTCGACCTTCTGAGTGATAGAAA GAAACTTTGTATGAGAGAAGATGGGAGACAACAAGTCTGCATTGTTGGACTGCAAGAATTTGAGGTGTCAGACGTGCAAGTTGTGAAGGAATACATTGAGAGGGGAAACTCTGCTAGAAGCACTGGCTCTACTGGTGCAAACGAGGAATCTTCAAGGTCACATGCTATTTTACAACTTGTCGTCAAGAAGCACCCTGAGATAAAGGAGTCCAAGCGGAACAATGATGTGAATGAGTCTAAAGCTGGGAAGGTTGTGGGAAAGATTTCTTTTATTGATCTTGCTGGCAGTGAAAGAGGTGCAGATACTACAGACAATGACCGGCAAACTAG GATTGAGGGTGCTGAAATTAATAAAAGCCTTTTGGCTCTTAAGGAGTGCATTCGTGCTTTGGACAATGACCAGATTCATATACCATTTCGTGGGAGCAAACTCACCGAAGTGCTCCGTGACTCTTTTGTTGGCAATTCAAGGACAGTTATGATCTCATGTATTTCTCCTAATGCAGGTTCATGTGAACACACTCTCAATACTCTAAGATATGCTGATAG GGTTAAAAGTCTTTCGAGAAGTGGTAATCCCAAAAAAGATCAGACCGTAAATTCTTTACCACCAAGTAACAGGGATGTTTCATCCTTGTCTCTATTAGCTACTGCAGATGTAGAAGATGTTTATGAGCGACAACCAGAAGTAAAAGTTGTTGATACAGGTCGAAGGCCTGTAGAGAAAGATGCTTATACTTTTGATTTCGACAAACAGCCTTCAACTTTCATTGGGAGGGAGGAAAGTGGAATGGCTTCTGGCCCAACAGATAGGgaaaaaattgaagtaaataatTCTTATGGTGGTTCTAGAAGTCTAAGAGTTTACTCATCAAATTCTCAAAACTCAGCTGATATGGAAGAGAAAGTGCGGAAGGTGTCACCACCCCGTAGAAAAGTGACTAGAGAAGAAAAACCGGAGAAGATGGGGAACCGGACCAAGAAAGATGGAGGAGGATCTGATTTGTCAACTCAAAACTCTATGCAGTCAAATTCTAATAATCACAACAGCACAAATGATGTTGGACGTCGACGATATAATCCTGAGCCTCCCACCGACGGGAATATCAATGCAATACTTGAG GAAGAAGAGGCTCTAATTGCAGCTCACAGAAAAGAAATCGAGGATACAATGGAGATTGTTCGTGAA GAAATGAAGCTTTTGGCAGAGGTGGACCAACCGGGCAGCCTCATAGACAACTATGTGACCCAGTTGAGCTTTGTGCTTTCACGCAAGGCTGCTGGTCTGGTGAGCCTTCAAGCTCGCCTCGCCAGGTTCCAGCATCGTCTGAAAGAGCAGGAGATATTGTTGAGTCGGAAGAGAGTTCCTCGTTAG